The stretch of DNA GATGGCGGAGGGGTTCCACGCGTACCCATCCCGAACACGACCGTTAAGCCCTCCAGCGCCGATGGTACTTGGACCGAAGGGTCCTGGGAGAGTAGGACGCCGCCAAGCACATGAACCACTGCTGAGATTTCAGCAGTGGTTTTTTGTATATTGTATGCGATCCGTGTAAACCCTAAATTCCTATCGCTATAACAGAAGAATTTGTGCGCTGTTGATGGACAAATATCCAGGGATATACTTGTGCCGAGCCCTTTTTTTTAGGGGGATTCTTGCTCATGTTATGTTCTTGACAGTATATAAACCCTTTGCTAAGATGGCAATAATATATTTTTGGACATGCCGCTCCAACCTACTTTGAAGATAAGAACCATTATACTGCCAGCTCAGAACATCTGTCTTCCACGGATGGACTTGAGATGAAGTTTGTTCTTTATTTATAAAGTTTGCGGGCCGTAAGAACAAAGAATACAAGGAGGAATGACTCAGGTGTGGAAAGATAAGTTTGGCAAAGAGGGACTGACTTTTGATGATGTGCTGCTGGTGCCGCGTAAATCGGAAGTGTTGCCCAAGGAAGTGGATCTGTCCACGGTGTTAAGCAAGAATGTAAAGCTGAATATTCCGCTCATCAGCGCCGGTATGGATACGGTCACTGAGGCAGCTATGGCGATTGCCATGGCGCGCGAAGGCGGTATTGGTATTATCCATAAGAATATGTCGGTTGAACAGCAAGCGGAAGAGGTTGACCGTGTTAAGCGTTCTGAGAGCGGCGTTATTACCAATCCTTTTTCACTTACCGCGAATCATATGGTTTCCGATGCTGAACGTCTAATGGGCAAATACCGCATTTCCGGCGTCCCGGTTGTAGATGATAACAATAAACTGGTAGGGATTATTACGAATCGGGATTTGCGGTTTATCCATGATTTCAATATTCCGATCAGCGAAGTCATGTCTAAGGAAAATCTGGTCACTGCTCCTGTCGGCACGACACTTGCGGAGGCTGAGGTTCTACTGCAGCGCCATAAAATTGAGAAGCTTCCGCTTGTTGATGACAACTACATTCTCAAAGGTCTTATTACCATTAAAGATATCGAAAAGGCGATTCAGTTCCCTAACGGTGCGAAGGACGCTCAGGGCCGTCTGCTGGTTGGCGCAGCCATCGGCATATCCAAAGATACCTTTGAACGGGCTGAAGCGTTGGTTAACGCCGGAGTCGATCTGATTGTCGTCGATTCGGCTCACGGCCATCACATCAATATTATTGAAGCCGTACGTAAGCTGCGTGAGCTGTATCCGGATTTGACG from Paenibacillus sophorae encodes:
- the guaB gene encoding IMP dehydrogenase, translating into MWKDKFGKEGLTFDDVLLVPRKSEVLPKEVDLSTVLSKNVKLNIPLISAGMDTVTEAAMAIAMAREGGIGIIHKNMSVEQQAEEVDRVKRSESGVITNPFSLTANHMVSDAERLMGKYRISGVPVVDDNNKLVGIITNRDLRFIHDFNIPISEVMSKENLVTAPVGTTLAEAEVLLQRHKIEKLPLVDDNYILKGLITIKDIEKAIQFPNGAKDAQGRLLVGAAIGISKDTFERAEALVNAGVDLIVVDSAHGHHINIIEAVRKLRELYPDLTIVAGNVATGEATRDLIEAGASVVKVGIGPGSICTTRVIAGIGVPQITAIYDCASVAREYGVPIIADGGIKYSGEITKAIAAGAHAVMLGSLFAGTEESPGESEIYQGRKFKVYRGMGSMSAMKQGSKDRYFQDDDKKLVPEGIEGRVAFKGPMSDTVHQLIGGLRSGMGYCGTGMLSELRDDTSFIRITGAGLRESHPHDVQITKEAPNYSV